In the genome of Aspergillus flavus chromosome 8, complete sequence, one region contains:
- a CDS encoding putative beta-glucosidase precursor, translated as MSFVESVPDRVANGFDRIATADIEQIIQQLTRDEKVALLTGEDFWHTVPIPRLGIPSIRFSDGPNGLRGTKFFGSVPSACLPCGTAIGATFDRDLAVRIGHLLAAEAKAKGAHVVLGPTINIPRGPLGGRGFESFSEDPLLSGIIAGNYCKGLKEKNIIATLKHFVCNDQEHERMAVNSLVTDRALREIYLLPFMTAIAIGEPDAIMTAYNKVNGIHAAESPKLLQDILRGEWGWDGLLMSDWFGTYSTTESIQASLDLEMPGPTRWRGSALAHVITANKVSMATVNARVRAVLRLVQKASRSGIPERAPEGQLNREEDRRLLRKIASEAIVLMKNEEGILPLDKRRRVAVIGPNAQVATYCGGGSAALNPYFAVTPFEGITNAALEGVDFAQGVYGHENLPLLGKRLRTPDGHTGFVLRIFNEPPTATTRVPIEERLETDAMVFFLDYSHPHLQSTWYADAEGYFTPDESGLYDFGLCVQGTGKLYVNGHLLINNADVQTPGSSFLGSGTVEERESIQLEAGREYKIQVQWGCAKTGKFKVPGVVDFGHGGFRFGACKRLSPAEGIEEAVRLAARVEQVILTAGLSAEWESEGEDRTTMSLPPHTDQLIERVLAANPNTIIVLQSGTPVEMPWIHQAKAVMHAWYGGNETGNAIADVIFGDVNPSGKLPLTFPRRLKDNPTYFNYRSEGGRVLYGEDVYVGYRFYDEADIDPLFPFGHGLSYTTFELSSLELTKGSSHNMKVKCTLRNTGQRAGAEVIQLYVAPVSPPVKRPLKELKEFRKVWLAQSAEEVITIPVDLIRATSFWHETSSSWCSYQGTYRIMVGTSSRGNFLEDSVELGETTFWSGN; from the exons ATGTCATTTGTCGAGTCCGTCCCGGATAGAGTCGCCAACGGTTTCGATCGCATTGCGACAGCAGATATTGAACAGATTATACAGCAACTAACTCGGGATGAGAAGGTTGCGCTCCTGACCG GCGAGGACTTCTGGCACACAGTACCTATTCCACGACTGGGGATCCCATCGATCCGGTTCTCAGATGGTCCGAATGGTTTACGAGGAACAAAGTTCTTTGGCAGCGTACCGTCGGCATGCCTTCCTTGCGGGACAGCTATTGGTGCGACATTCGATCGCGACCTAGCCGTAAGGATTGGGCATCTTCTGGCGGCAGAAGCGAAGGCCAAAGGCGCACATGTGGTCCTGGGTCCAACCATCAACATTCCGCGAGGTCCCCTAGGTGGAAGAGGCTTTGAGTCGTTTTCAGAGGACCCGCTGCTGTCGGGTATCATAGCCGGCAATTACTGTAAAGGcttgaaggagaaaaatATCATTGCAACTCTGAAGCATTTTGTGTGCAATGATCAGGAGCATGAGCGCATGGCGGTAAACTCACTCGTCACAGATCGTGCACTTAGAGAGATATATCTACTGCCGTTCATGACAGCAATTGCTATAGGTGAGCCTGATGCGATCATGACGGCATACAACAAAGTGAATGGTATCCACGCTGCAGAAAGCCCCAAGCTTCTTCAGGATATTCTCCGGGGAGAATGGGGCTGGGATGGCTTATTGATGAGTGACTG GTTCGGAACGTATAGCACGACAGAATCCATTCAAGCCAGTCTTGACCTGGAAATGCCTGGTCCAACGCGTTGGCGCGGCAGTGCTCTCGCACATGTCATTACAGCCAATAAGGTATCCATGGCCACCGTCAACGCGCGCGTTCGGGCTGTCCTCAGATTAGTGCAGAAGGCCAGTCGATCGGGAATTCCTGAACGAGCTCCAGAGGGGCAATTGAATCGGGAGGAGGACAGGCGCCTGCTAAGAAAGATTGCTTCAGAGGCCATCGTCCTCATGAAGAACGAGGAGGGCATTCTCCCACTAGACAAGCGGAGGCGGGTCGCAGTCATTGGTCCAAATGCTCAGGTGGCAACTTATTGTGGCGGCGGCAGTGCGGCACTGAATCCCTACTTTGCCGTTACACCATTCGAAGGCATCACTAATGCCGCACTGGAGGGCGTCGACTTTGCCCAGGGGGTATATGGCCATGAAAATCTTCCGTTACTAGGCAAGCGTCTCCGCACCCCAGACGGCCACACAGGATTTGTCCTGAGGATCTTCAACGAGCCACCTACCGCAACAACTAGGGTGCCCATAGAAGAACGTCTTGAAACAGACGccatggtcttcttccttgactaTAGTCATCCTCATCTGCAATCGACTTGGTATGCGGATGCAGAAGGATATTTTACCCCGGACGAGTCAGGACTTTATGACTTCGGTTTGTGTGTCCAAGGCACGGGAAAGCTTTATGTGAATGGGCACTTACTCATCAACAATGCGGACGTACAGACGCCTGGATCAAGCTTTCTGGGCAGCGGCACCGTTGAGGAAAGAGAGTCTATTCAGCTAGAGGCCGGAAGAGAGTATAAAATCCAGGTGCAATGGGGATGTGCCAAAACGGGCAAATTCAAAGTTCCAGGTGTTGTTGATTTCGGGCACGGAGGGTTCCGTTTCGGCGCCTGCAAGAGGCTCTCACCAGCCGAGGGGATTGAGGAAGCCGTCAGGTTAGCTGCTCGTGTTGAGCAGGTTATATTGACGGCCGGATTGAGTGCAGAATGGGAGTCAGAAGGTGAAGATCGGACGACCATGAGTCTACCCCCTCATACAGATCAATTGATCGAACGGGTTCTGGCCGCCAATCCAAACACAATCATCGTGCTGCAGAGTGGAACTCCGGTCGAGATGCCCTGGATTCACCAAGCTAAAGCGGTAATGCATGCGTGGTATGGGGGGAACGAAACGGGAAATGCCATCGCCGACGTTATTTTCGGCGATGTGAACCCA TCTGGAAAACTCCCTCTTACCTTTCCTCGCCGCCTTAAGGACAACCCAACTTACTTCAACTACCGTTCAGAAGGCGGAAGGGTTCTGTACGGTGAGGACGTGTACGTCGGTTACAGATTCTACGACGAGGCTGACATCGATCCGCTGTTTCCGTTTGGTCATGGTCTCTCCTATACTACGTTTGAGCTATCTAGCCTGGAGCTCACAAAGGGGTCCAGCCATAATATGAAAGTAAAATGCACGCTGCGGAACACGGGCCAGAGGGCTGGGGCCGAGGTGATTCAGCTTTACGTGGCGCCGGTCTCACCCCCAGTCAAACGACCCCTCAAAGAATTGAAAGAGTTTCGCAAAGTGTGGCTGGCGCAATCTGCTGAAGAGGTCATCACTATCCCAGTGGATTTGATCCGCGCGACGAGCTTCTGGCATGAAACAAGTAGTAGTTGGTGCAGTTATCAGGGAACATATCGAATCATGGTAGGCACCAGCAGTCGGGGCAACTTCTTGGAGGATTCGGTAGAACTCGGTGAGACGACTTTCTGGTCGGGAAATTAA
- a CDS encoding putative sugar transporter — protein MLRGLMRQDFKHRTSRTSSLTLTRTRVRRYNSHPTLVFALFGSCDLFMHTYVYPADTMGTTKAESTNKPAGEEELAAVLPTGGPAWYRQGYLLRLNSIILALVMFSSANGYDGSLMNGLQALDQWNNFLDYPTGVRLGWLNAIYWLGCGVGYPTAAWLANRFGRKPGVYVGYLFLGLGCALQTAAPNQTSFLLARLFVGVASALFGNSVPLLINEIAYPSHRGIVNSLFMSGWYVGGTVSGWVIFASRDYPSSWSWRLPSLLQALLPLVALPGFLLAPESPRWLISVGRPEEARTILTRYHAGGDTNSPLVNYEMLNITSAIEAEQEAQSSASYLEMLKIPGNRRRLFISITLGIFAQWAGNGVVSYYLSLILDTVGVTSVKDQTLISACMQMWNLIFAIIGAYLIDRFGRRPLFLASAVVMFVSYVFVTALSGSFAATQHASTGAAVIPFLFIFFAGYGLSLTPLLTAYPCEIWPFRLRARGLTVTWVASICAIFFNTFVNPIALDAIEWKYYIVFIAVLLIFGITAYFFYPETKGYPLEQIAAIFEGPTSQGGIDPERAAKCLDVFDDVKSLSVTHQESI, from the exons ATGTTGAGAGGGTTAATGCGTCAAGACTTTAAGCACAGGACTTCTCGAACCTCTAGCCTTACCCTCACCCGAACTCGGGTTCGGAGATATAATTCCCATCCTACACTGgtctttgctctttttggTTCCTGTGATCTTTTCATGCACACTTACGTCTATCCCGCCGACACTATGGGGACTACTAAAGCCGAGAGTACAAACAAACCCGCtggggaggaagagctggcAGCTGTCCTTCCGACAGGGGGGCCGGCATGGTATAGGCAAGgttatcttcttcgtctcaacTCGATTATACTTGCTCTAGTGATGTTCTCCTCTGCAAATGGCTACGATGGATCTTTAATGAATGGGCTTCAAGCCCTTGACCAGTGGAACAACTTTCTGGACTATCCTACTGGTGTACGTCTTGGATGGCTGAATGCTATATACTGGCTGGGATGCGGCGTTGGCTACCCAACTGCGGCGTGGTTGGCAAATCGATTTGGACGCAAACCTGGGGTCTATGTCGGCTATCTCTTCTTAGGTCTTGGTTGTGCGCTCCAGACAGCAGCTCCAAATCAGACTTCATTCTTGCTGGCTCGATTGTTTGTTGGCGTGGCGTCCGCATTATTTGGAAATTCAGTTCCGCTCCTCATTAACGAGATCGCCTATCCTAGCCATCGTGGCATTGTAAACTCGCTCTTCATGTCTGGATGGTACGTAGGTGGAACCGTGTCAGGGTGGGTGATCTTCGCGTCGCGGGATTACCCATCGTCGTGGTCCTGGCGACTACCGTCGCTTCTTCAAGCCTTATTACCACTGGTCGCCTTGCCGGGGTTCCTGTTGGCTCCTGAAAGCCCTCGCTGGCTGATTTCAGTTGGCCGCCCGGAGGAAGCACGCACAATCCTGACACGTTACCATGCGGGTGGAGATACAAACTCACCGCTGGTAAACTATGAAATGTTGAATATTACCTCTGCCATTGAAGCTGAGCAGGAGGCACAGAGCAGTGCTAGCTACTTGGAGATGCTCAAAATACCTGGAAATAGACGTCGGCTATTCATCTCCATCACCTTGGGCATATTTGCGCAATGGGCGGGTAATGGTGTGGTCTCTTATTATTTGTCACTCATTCTTGATACAGTGGGAGTGACTAGTGTGAAAGATCAGACACTCATCTCTGCATGTATGCAGATGTGGAATCTGATATTCGCTATCATCGGCGCATACCTCATTGACCGATTTGGCCGTCGTCCTCTGTTCCTGGCATCTGCTGTGGTTATGTTCGTGAGCTACGTCTTCGTCACTGCACTCTCGGGATCATTCGCAGCTACTCAACATGCAAGCACTGGAGCGGCCGTCATACCGtttctctttattttctttgcaGGCTATGGACTTTCTTT AACCCCTTTGTTAACTGCCTATCCATGCGAAATTTGGCCTTTCCGTCTCCGAGCTCGTGGCCTTACAGTGACTTGGGTGGCCTCTATCTGTgcaatcttcttcaataCATTCGTGAACCCCATTGCCCTGGACGCTATTGAATGGAAGTACTACATCGTGTTCATCGCAGTACTGCTGATTTTTGGGATTACGGCGTACTTTTTTTACCCGGAAACCAAGGGTTACCCTCTTGAACAGATTGCTGCCATATTCGAGGGTCCCACCTCTCAAGGTGGAATCGATCCCGAGCGTGCGGCGAAGTGTCTGGATGTGTTCGATGATGTGAAGTCGCTCTCAGTCACCCACCAAGAATCTATATGA